In one window of Ruminococcus hominis DNA:
- a CDS encoding YabP/YqfC family sporulation protein, translating to MRAKQKQDQLKNKITSVTGMPDEVILGASVINILGYHKLYIENYRGILEYTSCLIRIQTKQTQIRVVGKKLKIEYYTNLEMKITGDICSIEFCK from the coding sequence ATGAGAGCAAAGCAGAAGCAAGATCAGTTAAAGAATAAGATTACTTCTGTTACAGGAATGCCCGATGAGGTTATTTTAGGAGCATCGGTTATAAATATACTTGGATATCATAAGTTATATATAGAAAACTATCGTGGAATCCTTGAATATACTTCTTGCCTGATACGTATTCAGACAAAACAGACACAAATACGTGTTGTTGGAAAGAAATTAAAAATAGAATATTATACAAATTTAGAAATGAAAATCACAGGAGATATTTGTTCGATAGAATTTTGTAAATAA
- a CDS encoding sporulation protein YqfD produces the protein MIHSIIQYLQGYLILCVEGDSAERFLNLCSYHKIYIWNVTIHDNVYELQIRIKDFRKIRPIARKTHTHVKIKNRFGFPFFIYSHKVRVFFLVGIIFCICLLKECSARIWDVHFSGNQELTAESLMDFLQTISIYPGMRKEKIDCFQVNKVLREQYPEIVWVSTSLDGSILQIKIKENEMRRNNIPSLEDAEGIDLIATCDGVITQIITRKGIPLVHVGDQVKKGDILVSGRLEIKNDSQEIIRYQYEHSDADIFADTIKVYTDKISRKYKQKQYNKKEQRFTIFFRIKSWSIEIGSLRNSFSNVEKESVEYQIQFGENFKLPIYYGYAKAKGYHFIPKNYSKEELKTKLNLNFEQFLQKLEEKGIQITGKSVNIHLYDVFASADGTLYLNQTITQPVETEMMEIERNEPE, from the coding sequence TTGATACATTCAATCATCCAATATCTTCAAGGGTATTTGATTTTATGCGTGGAAGGAGATTCGGCAGAGCGCTTTTTGAATTTATGTTCATATCATAAAATATATATATGGAATGTAACCATTCATGACAATGTTTATGAATTACAAATAAGAATCAAAGATTTTCGAAAAATCCGCCCGATTGCCCGGAAAACGCATACACATGTAAAAATAAAAAATCGTTTTGGCTTTCCGTTCTTTATATATTCTCATAAAGTAAGGGTTTTCTTTCTTGTTGGAATTATTTTTTGTATCTGTTTGTTAAAAGAATGCTCCGCCAGAATATGGGATGTGCATTTTAGCGGAAATCAAGAACTGACTGCAGAATCACTAATGGATTTTTTGCAGACAATTTCTATATATCCTGGAATGCGTAAAGAAAAAATAGATTGTTTTCAGGTAAATAAAGTACTTCGTGAACAATATCCTGAGATTGTATGGGTGTCTACTTCGCTAGATGGAAGTATTCTTCAAATTAAAATCAAAGAAAATGAAATGCGAAGAAATAACATACCTTCATTGGAAGACGCAGAAGGGATAGATTTGATCGCAACTTGTGATGGAGTTATAACACAAATTATAACAAGAAAAGGAATCCCCCTTGTACATGTCGGAGATCAAGTAAAAAAAGGAGATATCCTGGTATCTGGAAGATTGGAAATCAAGAATGATTCCCAGGAAATTATCCGTTATCAATATGAACATTCTGATGCGGATATTTTTGCAGATACAATAAAAGTATATACGGATAAAATTTCAAGGAAGTATAAGCAAAAACAGTATAATAAAAAAGAACAACGATTTACTATCTTTTTTAGGATAAAATCCTGGTCTATTGAAATTGGAAGCCTGAGAAATTCCTTTTCGAATGTTGAAAAGGAATCAGTGGAATATCAGATTCAATTTGGTGAAAATTTTAAATTGCCGATTTATTATGGATATGCGAAGGCTAAGGGGTATCATTTTATACCCAAAAATTATTCAAAAGAAGAATTAAAAACAAAATTGAATTTGAATTTTGAACAATTTCTCCAAAAATTGGAAGAAAAGGGTATTCAAATAACAGGGAAAAGTGTTAATATACATTTATATGACGTTTTTGCATCGGCAGATGGAACATTATATTTAAATCAGACAATTACACAACCTGTCGAGACAGAAATGATGGAAATTGAAAGGAACGAACCGGAATGA
- a CDS encoding PhoH family protein — protein sequence MSLSELNIDIPAEHEKNVFGQFDVFAKKIERTFHVTLISRDGIIKILGEQSLAQKAYRVLSQLTELSRRGNTITEQNVNYAISLVFEGQEEEIVEIDKDLICHTLQGKPIKPKTLGQKKYVDAIRNGMITFGLGPAGTGKTYLAMAMAITAFKNNEVSRIILTRPAIEAGEKLGFLPGDLQSKIDPYLRPLYDALYQIMGAESFIKNQEKGLIEVAPLAYMRGRTLDNAFIILDEAQNTTPAQMKMFLTRIGFGSKVVITGDSSQKDLPAGSVSGLDVAVKVVKDIEDISICTLTSKDVVRHPLVQRIVKAYEAYENKSTRSGKTNAKRRKS from the coding sequence ATGAGCTTATCGGAATTAAATATTGATATCCCGGCTGAACACGAAAAAAACGTGTTCGGCCAGTTTGATGTATTTGCGAAAAAAATAGAACGTACATTTCATGTAACATTGATCTCACGAGATGGCATAATTAAAATTCTTGGTGAACAGTCACTGGCGCAGAAAGCATATCGTGTACTTAGCCAGCTTACAGAATTATCCCGCAGAGGAAATACGATCACAGAACAAAATGTAAATTATGCAATTTCACTTGTGTTTGAGGGCCAGGAAGAAGAAATTGTAGAAATAGATAAAGATTTAATTTGTCATACATTACAAGGAAAACCAATCAAACCAAAGACACTTGGTCAGAAAAAATATGTAGATGCGATACGGAATGGAATGATCACTTTCGGATTAGGACCGGCAGGAACGGGAAAAACGTATTTAGCAATGGCAATGGCAATCACTGCATTTAAAAATAATGAGGTGAGTCGAATTATTTTAACAAGACCTGCTATTGAAGCAGGAGAAAAGCTTGGATTCCTTCCAGGTGATCTGCAGAGCAAGATCGATCCATATCTCCGACCGTTATATGATGCATTATATCAGATTATGGGAGCGGAGAGCTTTATTAAAAATCAGGAAAAGGGATTGATTGAAGTGGCCCCTCTCGCATATATGAGAGGACGTACTTTGGATAATGCGTTTATCATTCTGGATGAAGCACAAAATACAACACCTGCCCAGATGAAGATGTTTCTTACGCGAATCGGGTTTGGTTCCAAGGTTGTTATTACCGGAGATTCTTCGCAGAAGGATTTACCGGCAGGAAGTGTGTCTGGATTAGATGTTGCGGTAAAGGTAGTCAAAGATATTGAAGATATCAGCATTTGTACTTTGACAAGTAAGGATGTTGTGCGCCATCCACTTGTACAACGTATTGTAAAAGCGTATGAAGCATACGAAAATAAAAGTACTCGTTCGGGGAAAACAAATGCAAAAAGGAGAAAATCATGA
- the ybeY gene encoding rRNA maturation RNase YbeY — protein MSLYIEDESSITLPIETESIANLVVEAALDYIQCPFEAEVNLLLTDDEAIHEMNQEFRQVDRSTDVLSFPMLEYANPGDFSEIEEQEDAFNPETGELMLGDIVISKEHVLAQAEAYAHSPKREFAFLIAHSMLHLFGFDHMEEEERMIMEAKQREIMEKVQILR, from the coding sequence ATGAGTTTATATATAGAAGATGAGAGCAGTATTACACTTCCGATTGAGACGGAATCAATTGCAAATCTTGTGGTAGAAGCAGCATTGGATTATATTCAGTGTCCGTTTGAAGCAGAAGTAAACTTGTTACTGACAGATGATGAAGCAATTCATGAAATGAATCAGGAATTTAGACAGGTAGACCGCTCTACAGATGTATTGTCTTTTCCAATGTTAGAATATGCAAATCCAGGTGATTTTTCAGAAATTGAAGAACAAGAAGATGCATTCAACCCAGAGACCGGAGAATTGATGCTTGGAGATATTGTGATTTCAAAAGAACATGTTCTTGCACAGGCAGAAGCTTATGCACATTCTCCAAAGCGGGAGTTTGCTTTTCTTATTGCACATAGTATGCTTCATCTATTTGGGTTCGATCACATGGAAGAGGAAGAACGTATGATAATGGAAGCAAAGCAGCGGGAAATTATGGAAAAAGTACAAATATTACGCTAA
- a CDS encoding putative polysaccharide biosynthesis protein — translation MTNLQSNKKTKKKDDFLMQGAILAIAMFLTKIIGVVYRIPLTNILGDEGNGFYGYAFEVYAMALMLSTFSLPVAVSKLVSARLAMHQKRNAFRVFLGALAFSIVVGLVISLLIFFGAGAISTHMMESPLSVYALRVLAVGLFIVAVLGVLRGYFQGLGTMVPTAISQIIEQIINAIVSIAGAKVLFDVGAAAGKKSGEELLGPAYGAAGGTLGTVVGAFAALLFLLFAIFLYRNNIRRQLKSDTTRRKESYKRIIKILLITIAPIVFSTAIYNINQILDLTIFNKVMAAQGFTEKEYMALQGIYTGKYNTLINVPLAMANGLAASIIPSMTTAVAVHDKNQIHEKISQSIRFTMIIAIPCFIGFIVLGSPLMVLLYNDTSKTPATLLAIGSITVVLYCWSTVSNSILQGLDKLSEPAKNAGISLVVHLIALFIMLVVLKWNIYALVGSNIVFAICMCLLNARAIHKACDYRQEIDNTFVKPLIAALIMGAVTYLVHFIFDLLVGGRFAATCIAILFAVIVYAFALLKLGTLSNDDIRALPQGDKILHICKKFHLLPKYRML, via the coding sequence ATGACGAATTTACAAAGTAATAAAAAAACAAAGAAAAAAGATGATTTTTTGATGCAGGGAGCAATATTGGCAATTGCAATGTTTCTTACAAAAATCATCGGAGTTGTATATAGAATTCCATTGACAAATATCCTGGGAGACGAAGGAAACGGATTCTACGGTTATGCATTTGAGGTTTATGCGATGGCCTTGATGCTTTCAACATTTAGTCTTCCTGTTGCAGTTTCAAAGTTAGTTTCAGCAAGACTTGCAATGCATCAGAAACGAAATGCGTTTCGAGTGTTTCTTGGAGCGTTGGCATTTTCAATTGTCGTAGGACTGGTTATCTCACTTTTAATCTTTTTTGGAGCAGGGGCAATTTCTACGCATATGATGGAATCTCCGCTCAGTGTATATGCACTTCGAGTATTGGCTGTAGGTCTTTTTATTGTTGCTGTTCTTGGTGTTCTTCGAGGCTATTTCCAGGGACTTGGAACTATGGTCCCAACTGCGATCTCGCAGATCATTGAGCAGATTATCAATGCAATCGTAAGTATTGCAGGGGCAAAAGTACTGTTTGATGTTGGGGCAGCAGCAGGTAAAAAATCAGGAGAAGAATTACTTGGTCCGGCATATGGAGCTGCCGGTGGAACTCTTGGAACAGTAGTGGGTGCATTTGCGGCGTTATTATTCTTGCTTTTTGCGATTTTCTTATATCGAAATAATATTCGTAGACAGTTAAAAAGTGATACTACTCGTAGAAAAGAAAGTTATAAGCGTATAATTAAAATCCTGTTAATTACAATTGCACCGATTGTTTTCAGTACCGCAATTTATAATATCAATCAGATTTTAGATCTGACAATATTCAATAAGGTTATGGCAGCACAAGGATTTACGGAGAAAGAGTATATGGCTTTACAGGGAATTTATACTGGAAAGTATAATACATTGATTAATGTGCCGCTTGCAATGGCAAATGGATTGGCGGCTTCAATTATTCCGAGTATGACAACAGCCGTTGCAGTGCATGACAAAAACCAGATTCATGAAAAAATCAGTCAATCGATTCGATTTACAATGATTATTGCAATTCCATGTTTTATTGGATTTATTGTACTTGGGTCTCCGCTTATGGTTCTTTTGTATAATGATACAAGCAAAACACCGGCAACATTGCTCGCTATTGGCTCGATTACGGTTGTTTTGTATTGCTGGTCAACTGTTTCAAACTCAATTTTACAAGGTCTTGATAAGTTATCTGAACCTGCTAAAAATGCAGGGATTTCATTGGTTGTACATTTGATCGCATTATTTATTATGTTAGTTGTATTAAAATGGAATATCTATGCGTTAGTAGGAAGTAATATTGTTTTTGCAATTTGTATGTGCCTGCTCAATGCACGTGCAATTCATAAAGCATGTGATTATCGCCAGGAAATTGATAATACATTTGTCAAACCATTGATTGCAGCATTGATTATGGGTGCAGTTACGTATCTTGTACATTTCATTTTTGATCTTTTGGTTGGAGGGCGTTTTGCTGCAACATGTATTGCAATTTTATTTGCAGTGATTGTTTATGCATTTGCATTATTAAAACTCGGGACATTGTCAAATGATGACATCCGGGCATTACCACAGGGAGATAAGATTTTACATATTTGTAAAAAATTCCATCTGCTTCCAAAATATAGAATGTTATAA
- a CDS encoding DUF896 domain-containing protein: MDERKIARINELYRKSKAEGLTESEKKEQKLLRQEYLESIRGNLRSQLNNIDIKEKDGSIINLGEKYGRKIGN; encoded by the coding sequence ATGGATGAGCGAAAGATAGCAAGAATTAATGAATTATATAGAAAATCAAAAGCAGAAGGACTGACAGAATCCGAGAAAAAAGAACAGAAACTTTTACGACAGGAGTATCTGGAAAGTATTCGCGGTAACCTGCGCAGCCAGTTAAATAATATCGATATCAAGGAAAAAGATGGAAGTATCATAAACCTTGGTGAAAAATACGGAAGAAAAATTGGAAACTAG
- a CDS encoding DUF4250 domain-containing protein has protein sequence MLNGLPGDPVMLLSVVNTKLRDQYHDLNVLCDDMNVAKEEIESKLNAIDYFYDSNRNQFV, from the coding sequence ATGTTAAATGGACTTCCGGGGGATCCGGTTATGTTGTTAAGTGTCGTAAATACAAAATTACGAGATCAATATCACGACCTAAATGTATTGTGTGATGATATGAATGTTGCAAAAGAAGAGATAGAATCAAAATTAAATGCGATTGATTATTTCTATGATAGTAACCGTAATCAATTTGTTTAA
- the miaB gene encoding tRNA (N6-isopentenyl adenosine(37)-C2)-methylthiotransferase MiaB, giving the protein MEYNNNKEIEKILEEIDISEEAPIEEPMRQYYFIKKGRAYVAELSEKLDRPLYVCVNTFGCQMNAKDSEKLLGILEQMGYKEETDENKADFVIYNTCTVRENANLRVYGRLGQLNRIKKKNPHMMIGLCGCMMQEPEVVEKLKKSYRFVDLIFGTHNIYKFAELIVTCFESERMVIDIWKDTDKIVEDLPTDRKYSFKSGVNIMFGCNNFCSYCIVPYVRGRERSRNPKDIIREIEKLVADGVVEVMLLGQNVNSYGKNLDEPMTFAQLLQEIEKIEGLERIRFMTSHPKDLSDELIEVMAHSKKICKHLHLPVQSGSTDILKKMNRRYTKEQYLLLVEKIKKAIPDISLTTDIIVGFPGETEEDFQETLDVVRKVRYDSAFTFQYSKRTGTPAAVLEDQISPEVMKDRFDRLLKEVQTISAEVCSVHKGTIQRVLVETKNDHDEHLVTGRMSNNLLVHFPGDASLIGKLVDVELKECHGFYYMGEIVS; this is encoded by the coding sequence ATGGAATATAATAACAATAAAGAAATAGAAAAAATATTAGAAGAGATTGATATAAGTGAAGAAGCACCAATTGAAGAGCCTATGCGCCAGTATTATTTTATCAAAAAAGGGAGAGCGTATGTTGCCGAGTTGAGCGAAAAATTAGATCGCCCTCTTTATGTCTGTGTAAACACTTTTGGTTGTCAGATGAACGCGAAAGACTCTGAAAAATTGCTTGGTATTCTTGAACAGATGGGTTATAAAGAAGAAACAGATGAAAATAAAGCAGATTTTGTTATTTATAATACCTGTACTGTTCGTGAAAATGCGAATCTGCGTGTTTATGGACGTCTTGGACAGCTTAACCGCATTAAAAAGAAGAACCCACATATGATGATTGGATTATGCGGATGCATGATGCAGGAACCGGAAGTTGTAGAAAAGTTAAAGAAGAGTTACAGATTTGTTGATCTGATTTTTGGAACCCATAATATTTATAAATTTGCAGAACTGATTGTAACATGCTTTGAATCAGAACGTATGGTGATCGATATCTGGAAGGATACGGATAAAATTGTTGAAGATTTGCCGACAGATCGTAAGTATTCATTCAAATCTGGTGTAAATATTATGTTTGGCTGTAATAATTTCTGCAGCTATTGTATTGTACCTTATGTGCGTGGACGAGAAAGAAGCCGTAATCCGAAAGATATTATTCGAGAGATAGAGAAGCTGGTTGCTGATGGAGTAGTAGAAGTCATGCTTCTTGGACAAAATGTAAATTCATACGGGAAAAATCTGGATGAGCCAATGACATTTGCTCAACTTTTACAGGAGATTGAAAAAATAGAAGGGCTTGAACGTATCCGTTTTATGACCTCCCATCCAAAGGATTTATCAGATGAACTGATTGAAGTAATGGCACATTCAAAAAAAATCTGTAAACACCTTCATTTACCGGTTCAATCAGGAAGTACAGATATCTTAAAGAAGATGAATAGAAGGTATACAAAAGAACAGTATTTATTACTGGTAGAGAAAATCAAAAAGGCAATTCCGGATATTTCACTTACAACAGATATTATTGTTGGATTTCCGGGAGAGACAGAAGAAGATTTTCAGGAAACGTTGGATGTAGTACGTAAGGTGCGCTATGACAGTGCCTTTACATTCCAATATTCAAAGCGTACAGGAACTCCTGCTGCCGTACTTGAAGACCAGATTTCACCGGAGGTCATGAAAGATCGTTTTGATCGTCTGTTAAAAGAAGTCCAGACAATCTCAGCAGAAGTGTGCAGTGTACATAAAGGAACGATACAGCGTGTTCTTGTTGAAACCAAAAATGATCATGACGAGCATCTGGTGACAGGTCGTATGAGCAACAATCTGCTTGTTCATTTTCCGGGAGATGCTTCATTGATTGGAAAATTAGTTGATGTTGAACTCAAAGAATGTCATGGATTTTATTATATGGGAGAAATCGTTTCTTAA
- a CDS encoding putative ABC transporter permease, which translates to MKRLKEYTGLWALGGMLYYGIEVIFRGFSHWSMFVLGGICMMFCGQQGVWTKWEDPLWMQVVRCSIFVTAGEFITGIIVNKWLKLNVWDYSDQPFHLLGQICFAFIILFSGLCVIAIYLSAYFLHFICGEKKPHIHVL; encoded by the coding sequence ATGAAAAGATTAAAAGAATATACTGGATTGTGGGCTTTAGGCGGAATGTTATATTATGGAATAGAAGTAATTTTTCGAGGTTTTTCACATTGGTCTATGTTTGTGCTGGGAGGAATCTGCATGATGTTTTGTGGGCAGCAGGGAGTGTGGACAAAGTGGGAGGACCCATTGTGGATGCAGGTAGTAAGATGTTCAATCTTTGTTACAGCAGGAGAATTTATTACAGGAATTATTGTAAATAAATGGTTGAAGCTGAATGTATGGGATTATTCGGATCAGCCGTTTCATCTTCTTGGACAAATTTGTTTTGCATTCATTATTTTATTTTCCGGGTTATGCGTGATAGCGATTTATTTATCAGCGTATTTTTTACACTTTATTTGTGGTGAAAAAAAACCACATATCCATGTTTTATAA
- the mutS gene encoding DNA mismatch repair protein MutS has product MTPMMQQYMETKSQYPDCILFYRLGDFYEMFFDDALTASKELEITLTGKNCGMEERAPMCGVPYHAVDGYLTKLVSKGYKVAICEQVEDPKQAKGIVKREVVRIVTPGTILDAAAIDESKNNYIMCIVYIADRYGLSVADVTTGDYFVTELPDGQKLKDEIFKFMPSEIICNESFYMSGMDLEDMKNRLGITIYSLESWYFDDEICKSKLMEHFKVSSLQGLGLSDYDCGVISAGALLQYLLETQKNDLSHMTHITPYTTGKYMMLDSSTRRNLELCETLREKQKRGSLLWVLDKTKTAMGARTLRKYIEQPLIERTEIERRLDAVTELKEEAISREEIREYLSPVYDLERLITRITYGSANPRDLTAFSTSLEMLPAIHYILEDMKSDLLCEICKEMDTLEDLCSLVKSAIAQEPPIAMKEGNIIRDGYSEEVDTLRRAKSDGKTWLAKLEEQEREKTGIKNLKIKYNKVFGYYLEVTNSYKELVPEYYTRKQTLANSERYITSELKELEDTILGAEDKLYALEYELYCTVRDTIAGEVIRIQKTAKAVAALDVFTSLALVAERNNYIRPTINVQGKIDIKDGRHPVVEQMIPNGSFICNDTVLDDKKQRISIITGPNMAGKSTYMRQVALIVLMAQLGSYVPASKANIGLVDRIFTRVGASDDLASGQSTFMVEMTEVANILRNATSKSLLVLDEIGRGTSTFDGLSIAWAVVEYISDAKLLGAKTLFATHYHELTELEGKINNVNNYCIAVKEKGDDIVFLRKIVKGGADKSYGIQVAKLAGVPDIVINRAKEIVEELADEDITSRVSEIASREAEAKKKTKSKKYDEVDIAQFSLFDTVKDDDVLEELKSIDVGNLTPIDALNTIYRLQNKLKNRW; this is encoded by the coding sequence ATGACACCGATGATGCAGCAATATATGGAGACAAAGTCTCAATATCCGGACTGCATTTTATTTTATAGATTAGGTGATTTCTATGAGATGTTTTTTGATGATGCATTGACTGCATCCAAAGAATTAGAAATCACATTGACAGGAAAGAATTGTGGGATGGAAGAACGTGCACCAATGTGCGGAGTTCCTTATCACGCAGTAGATGGATATTTGACAAAATTAGTATCTAAAGGATATAAAGTAGCAATCTGTGAGCAGGTTGAGGATCCAAAACAGGCAAAAGGTATTGTGAAGCGTGAAGTAGTGCGAATTGTAACACCTGGAACTATTTTGGATGCAGCCGCAATTGACGAGAGCAAGAATAATTATATTATGTGTATTGTATACATTGCGGATCGCTATGGATTGTCAGTTGCAGATGTAACTACCGGAGATTATTTTGTGACAGAACTGCCGGACGGACAAAAATTAAAAGATGAAATTTTTAAATTTATGCCGTCAGAAATTATTTGCAATGAATCATTCTATATGAGTGGAATGGATCTTGAAGATATGAAAAATCGACTTGGAATTACAATTTATTCATTGGAATCATGGTATTTTGATGATGAAATTTGTAAATCTAAATTAATGGAACATTTCAAGGTGTCTTCGCTGCAAGGACTTGGACTTTCGGATTATGATTGTGGAGTGATCAGTGCGGGGGCACTGCTTCAATATTTATTGGAAACACAAAAAAATGATCTGTCCCATATGACACATATCACACCGTATACGACCGGAAAATATATGATGCTGGATAGTTCTACAAGACGGAATCTGGAGTTATGTGAAACTTTACGTGAGAAACAAAAAAGAGGCTCCTTATTATGGGTATTGGATAAAACCAAAACAGCTATGGGTGCTAGAACATTACGAAAATATATTGAACAACCGTTGATTGAGCGTACCGAAATAGAACGTCGTCTGGATGCTGTTACAGAATTAAAAGAAGAGGCTATTTCCAGAGAAGAGATCAGAGAGTATTTATCTCCTGTATATGACTTAGAAAGATTGATTACAAGAATTACGTATGGCTCAGCCAATCCGCGAGATCTTACTGCTTTTTCAACATCATTGGAAATGCTGCCGGCTATCCATTATATATTAGAAGATATGAAATCCGACTTGTTATGTGAGATTTGTAAAGAAATGGATACGCTGGAGGATTTATGTTCCCTTGTAAAATCAGCAATTGCACAAGAACCACCAATTGCTATGAAAGAAGGAAATATTATACGCGATGGCTACAGCGAGGAAGTAGATACACTTCGTCGTGCAAAATCGGATGGAAAAACATGGCTTGCGAAACTGGAAGAGCAGGAACGTGAAAAGACAGGAATTAAAAACCTAAAGATTAAATATAACAAAGTGTTTGGATATTATTTGGAAGTAACAAATTCTTATAAAGAGCTTGTGCCGGAATATTATACCCGTAAACAGACACTGGCAAATTCGGAAAGATATATTACATCTGAATTAAAAGAACTGGAAGACACTATTTTAGGTGCAGAAGATAAACTTTATGCACTGGAATATGAATTATATTGTACTGTTCGAGATACGATTGCAGGAGAAGTTATCCGAATTCAGAAAACAGCGAAAGCCGTTGCAGCATTGGATGTGTTTACATCACTTGCACTTGTTGCAGAACGCAATAACTATATCCGCCCTACAATCAATGTTCAGGGAAAAATTGATATTAAAGATGGGCGACATCCAGTTGTAGAGCAGATGATTCCAAATGGCTCATTTATTTGCAATGATACCGTGCTGGATGATAAAAAGCAGAGGATTTCTATTATTACAGGTCCGAATATGGCTGGTAAATCTACATATATGAGACAAGTTGCCCTTATTGTGCTGATGGCACAGCTTGGCTCTTATGTGCCTGCTTCTAAAGCAAACATTGGACTTGTGGATCGTATTTTTACCAGAGTCGGAGCCTCAGATGATCTTGCATCAGGACAAAGTACATTTATGGTAGAGATGACGGAAGTAGCTAATATTTTACGAAATGCTACAAGTAAGAGTCTGCTTGTATTGGATGAAATTGGTCGAGGAACAAGTACATTTGACGGCCTTTCTATTGCATGGGCAGTTGTAGAATATATCAGTGATGCAAAATTACTTGGCGCGAAAACATTATTTGCAACACATTATCATGAGCTAACAGAGTTAGAAGGAAAAATCAACAATGTAAACAATTATTGTATCGCGGTGAAAGAAAAGGGTGATGATATCGTATTTTTGCGAAAGATTGTAAAAGGCGGAGCAGACAAGAGTTATGGTATTCAGGTAGCAAAACTGGCAGGAGTTCCGGATATTGTAATCAATCGAGCAAAAGAAATCGTAGAGGAACTGGCGGATGAAGATATTACTTCACGTGTCAGTGAAATTGCTTCCAGAGAGGCTGAAGCAAAGAAAAAAACAAAGTCTAAAAAATATGATGAAGTAGATATTGCACAGTTTTCTTTATTCGATACAGTAAAAGACGATGATGTTCTTGAAGAACTGAAATCTATTGATGTAGGTAATCTGACTCCAATCGATGCCTTAAATACCATTTACAGACTTCAGAACAAATTAAAAAATCGCTGGTAA